The Fusarium oxysporum f. sp. lycopersici 4287 chromosome 1, whole genome shotgun sequence DNA segment TTACACGATATTCCGTAGGAATATATTCATGTATCAAATTATTATTACCCTCTCAAGACACTTTAGAAATACCAAAAATTGCTTCTGTTACTTCCCGAGGCACCATAGGAGTCCGTATCAACGCCAATCCTACAATATCCCTCTTTTGTTGCTTCAAAGTTGAGGAGGCACTAGATGGTGAGCGAGCATTCGAGAGATTACGCTTATCACTTGATGGGCATCTTGCTGTTGAGTTATGTGGCCACATATCGTGTATTGTCTTGACGAGATCGTAATCTGTCTTACATCTAAATGTCTAAATATTTCCCGCTATAGTTCCAAAACCACACTTTGCCATTCCGCTTATATCAAAATGAAGAAAAAATTGATCTATCATCGTACCCAGATAATCTGAAATGACAGACAATAATTGTAACGCCGCCAACACCATGCCTAAAACCAGCTCTTATCCAAGGCCGCTGATGCCATGGACTTTCCTCACATACCCAGAAGGCTCATTTGCCGACGGATGGGGCTGGCACTGACACTCCCATCTTCACTTGCGTAGCATGCACTGTCGGTGTCAATGTCCCAACCgatatcgtcatcatcgttgcAACTATCTCCGGTGTCGGCATCGAAAGGCTTCTGTGCGGAAGCTCTGACGTTCCAGCGGAGAGTACGGCTCACGCTGTCAAACCACTCTGTATCGGTGCGTGTCACAGTAGGGAAGGGGTACTGAGAGGCAGTGATTGTGACGTGATCACCTTGTCGCAGCTCGAGTCGACCCTTGCCATCAAAAGCGCAATAGGCAGTGGCTCGAGAATTCCGAGGAACAACAACTCGGAGAGCCATGGTATCAGAAAGGACCATGGGTCGGAATGATAGAGTATGAGGGCAGATGGGTGTAAGAAGGATGGCAGGAATGTCAGGGTGAACAAGAGCGCCACCGGCAGATAGAGAATATGCTGTAGAGCCAGTTGGGGTGGAGAAGATGCAACCATCGGCTTGTACAACAGTGAGGagttcatcatcaccataGAGCTCCAGGTTGGACACATAGGGGGAAGGACCACGATCGATGACGAGTTCGTTAAGGACTTCGAATTGCTCAGGTTCTTCGAGCTTGGGTGCGTCCAAAGCACCGGCTCCACGATTGCTGCGATGAACAGTACACGTGAAGCGCATGCGGAGGTTAATCTTCATGCCATCATCGCCCATGACTCTGTTGAGATGTTCTTTGTActtctcaaactcaaacGTGGTCATGAAACCTAGACTTCCCAGACTGAATGAGAGCACAGGAGGTACAATGCGCTGGAAGAGCCATGAGGTGAAGAGGACGGTACCATCGCCACCAAGAGTCAAGACAAGATCGAACTTCTCAGGCTGACTCCAGCACAGATCGGGTGTCCAGTACTTGAGCATGTGCTGGAAGCGGGGGTTCTCGGCGAGGAGACCAGATGAATCAAAACGTCGTGAGTTGCGAAGCTTAGCATCGACGTAGACATTCACGCCGAGGTCGGAGCCATAACGTGGGGTTCGCAGAAGCCACCCGGCAAGCTCGCGAGTAAGGTAGACGAGCTGGTTGTCGCGTGCCTTGGTGACAATCATGATGTTGCGGACTGCGCGCTTGATGGGACGACGCTGAAGCTGCTTGGAAACCTCTCGAACACCAGTTGCAGTCGCGACAAGACGCGAATGTGACATGGAAACATCATTCTTGATTTCCTCGAGGACCTTGCCGATGTCGACAGCATCAGCAAATCGCTGATGGTAGAAACATGGCGACTGTAAAGTTGAGGCGAGAATGGTAGCGGCCATATCAGATGAAGTTGTGTCATTGCTAGAGGTGGAAGTGTAAGTCCGGGCGGTGTTGGGTGTGTTAATGGCGCCTGCGGTCAAGCGAGACTTGGCGAGGTCATTGAGGGCATCAGTTAGGCTTTGCGAAGGCGTGGCAGCGGTAGAGTTCTTAGACACACTCGTGAAGCCAGGTAGGGGGCCAGCGGAAGAGGCTGGTTGAGAGTCAGACTCTGAAGGTTCCGTCTGGCGAAGAGAAGGCATGTTTGTGTGTGGGAGTGCGAGTGATAGAGCGTCGGGTTTGTGGTGTCGGATCACCGAAGCCAAAGCCCTCGGGCCAGAATTAGACCGAAGGGCGTCGTtctgagttgaagaagacgaagctgaTTGATATGCAGTTGACGAGGGTAATGGTGAAGTGGAAGATTGTAAAGAGGGCGAGCTTAACGAAGTTGTATCTTTTGGGGCAGATGACAAAGTAGAGGCTCCACAATCTTCCAGGAGAGTTTGAGGTTTTAAACGATCCGAGACTGACAACGACAAAGGGGATGGGGACAATGTTGAAAACACACTTGGCTGCTCAACTTCTAATTGTGTGGTCTGAACAGTGTCCGAGCTTAAACTTGTATCGGCGAGTGCGCTCCTCTTAAGGACAGGTGAATGGGAAGAGCGAGCAGGAGACAAGCAATACCCGTTGTCTCGGGGGCTGCCAAGAGCTGGGTGGAGAGCCGTGGGAGACAGTACGCCTGTCATACTTCCGTTGCTGGCGGAGGAGACTAAGGTAGGTAGACTTGGAGGGGAGGGGGCAAAGGAATTGGTGGACGAGGCCCTGTAAGTGATCCGTAACGTGGAACAGATGGGGGATGTTAGACCAGGACCCTAAATAGGATAAAATCCCAAAATTAGATGGGGGTCCAATGTGACGGAGCACGCGATCTCTCTCGTTGTCTCTGTTTTTTATCGTGTGCTTTCCCGCACAATACTTGATTGTTCACCCGACTTTTTGTTCAAGCGAACTTGTTCACTGCTAAGTGAATTTTTTCGATGAATCCTGGCGGCGATAAGCAGTAAGCTTGGCCGATGGGAATTCCGACACAGGTGAGCGGGCCGCGGAGACAAGCGGAGAAAAGCTTCGGAGTTGATAAGTGTGAATGCCAATGCAATGCCGTACTTGTAACCGTATCAGGTACAGTACCGACCACGTTCCGACGATCGAATCTCAATTCCAGTTTGCGCTGCACGCAAGGAGTGAACCCTCCAGGGGCTGGCCTGACAAAGCAAGATACAGATGACGTCGCAGTGCAAGTCTCTTGTTACCTCGCTTCCCTGTGATCCCCCGAATGGAATACAAGGATGTGCCTATAGAGCGGTTGATGTACTGAATCAATCAGTCACCGTTTTCCCTGAATATCAAGATATTAATAGACTCTCGTCCAATAATCTCGCCTCGATGCAGCGCAGTGCGGCAGGGTGCAGAATATCCAATTAGGAAAAACGGTAGCAGCCCACTCTTGGAAATCGAAGAATCGAGAAATCGAAAAGTGATATCCGTAACCCCCCGTGACAAGCTATCTTTCTGACCGTTGCCAAATCTCGCCGGGAACCCCAGTCTGTTGCGGGGATGAGACACCCACTCACGGAGATACGCCAGGGATGTCGATAGCTTCTCGAGACGCAAGAGCCGAGCCGAGCGGGAGGGACACGCCGCTATTGGTGGTGCTTGTGATGAGAATCTTTAGTCGCAGCAATACACGATACACGTGGGTGATGTGAGCAGCTGGGATCAAGCACCAAGAGACTGGTTAGACTAGATCCTGAGGTTGTTGGTCGTGCTGTTGGTTGATCTTGTTGGTTCTAGTGTTCGGCTGCCGACTTTATATGTTGCTCAAATTCAACGTCACGGCGGCAGTTGAatcaaggttgaggctggGAAAAGAACCTTCTTGCAATCCACAAAGTGCAACCGGAATTTCGGGAAGAAACAGCGAAGAGCCacacaaagaaaagaaaacaaggcAAGGATTCCGGGAGCTCTTTTGGCTGCAGTGCAGATGTAACACAACACTACGCGGCCGCCAGTCCAAAGCTGCAAGCCACAAATATGTGATGTAAGTTTTCAACGACCAGCGAAGAAGATAGGTTGTCGAACAGATTCAGCCCTCAAAAAAGAATATGAGAACCAACAGGTTAAACTACTTGGCGCCAATGGGGGATTGTGACAAAGAAGACAGAGACGCAGCAAGCGAACCAAGAATATCGGTGACCAAGCGAAGGAATACAAAAGAGGCCGTAAGCGAGAGGCGAAGATGAAAATAAAGTGGGCGATTTTGCACGAGACTCACAGAGTCTTGTCGGCGAACGCGTGATTACAATCAATGTAAAGAAGAACAAAATATGAGTGCTCGAAAGAGAGTGTTGAGACCGGCTACCGAACCCAGGAATTTGCTGTGTGCTCTAGCTGGGCTTTAATACTCTGCCTTCATTTTCCTTGCGTGTGTTTTCGAATATCGCGAGCTATAAAACCCGCCTCTATCCCCTGTGTTTTAGCTCCAGGGTCCCAGCTTTGGGAAAGGAAAGGCTCCCGTCATGGACAGTCCAGCCCCTTCCACTGGAGGATCGACCCTGGTAACCCCTTTCTCAGCCTAGAACTCCTTGTCACAAAATCTTTTCCTCGTCTAGCGCCTGTTGAGACGTCGATTGGAAACCATGTTGCAGTCTCTGTACAGGGACCCAACGAGGTATGTGGTTATAGACTAGGCGAATTAGCAAGTACTATGCTAGTGTCAACAAGGCAGGAGAAACAACAAATAGTATTCCCTTAATCGATGTCAATAAGATATCAATAAGATATCAAAATCATATCATATAGTTGTTAATGTTCTATGGATCCTTAACCAATGGGTCCATAGCCGCGGCTCAAC contains these protein-coding regions:
- a CDS encoding NAD+ kinase produces the protein MTGVLSPTALHPALGSPRDNGYCLSPARSSHSPVLKRSALADTSLSSDTVQTTQLEVEQPSVFSTLSPSPLSLSVSDRLKPQTLLEDCGASTLSSAPKDTTSLSSPSLQSSTSPLPSSTAYQSASSSSTQNDALRSNSGPRALASVIRHHKPDALSLALPHTNMPSLRQTEPSESDSQPASSAGPLPGFTSVSKNSTAATPSQSLTDALNDLAKSRLTAGAINTPNTARTYTSTSSNDTTSSDMAATILASTLQSPCFYHQRFADAVDIGKVLEEIKNDVSMSHSRLVATATGVREVSKQLQRRPIKRAVRNIMIVTKARDNQLVYLTRELAGWLLRTPRYGSDLGVNVYVDAKLRNSRRFDSSGLLAENPRFQHMLKYWTPDLCWSQPEKFDLVLTLGGDGTVLFTSWLFQRIVPPVLSFSLGSLGFMTTFEFEKYKEHLNRVMGDDGMKINLRMRFTCTVHRSNRGAGALDAPKLEEPEQFEVLNELVIDRGPSPYVSNLELYGDDELLTVVQADGCIFSTPTGSTAYSLSAGGALVHPDIPAILLTPICPHTLSFRPMVLSDTMALRVVVPRNSRATAYCAFDGKGRLELRQGDHVTITASQYPFPTVTRTDTEWFDSVSRTLRWNVRASAQKPFDADTGDSCNDDDDIGWDIDTDSACYASEDGSVSASPIRRQMSLLGM